The following are from one region of the Nicotiana tabacum cultivar K326 chromosome 3, ASM71507v2, whole genome shotgun sequence genome:
- the LOC142177528 gene encoding uncharacterized protein LOC142177528 — translation MEDMKEILLAGPYTIRNRPIILKQWTTDFDFEKEFPTEIPLWVRFPKLPFNYWGKNSLSRIASSIGMPMYADECTAKQIRISYARMLIEVDVTKPLKEEIRVEDSNGKTFMQSVIYDWKPKFCEKCQTIGHDCKQERGRQIQMNTKNEQRIPKKVVQHWVTKEKGKMKEVGQEIAPEKGMMQQ, via the coding sequence ATGGAAGATATGAAGGAAATTTTGTTAGCAGGTCCATATACTATCCGTAATAGGCCAATTATACTTAAACAATGGACAACTGACTTTGATTTTGAGAAGGAATTTCCCACCGAGATTCCATTATGGGTTAGATTTCCAAAACTTCCATTTAATTACTGGGGGAAGAACTCACTAAGTAGGATTGCAAGTTCTATTGGTATGCCTATGTATGCTGATGAATGCACTGCAAAACAAATAAGAATTTCATATGCTAGAATGCTAATAGAGGTAGATGTGACAAAGCCTCTAAAGGAAGAAATAAGAGTGGAAGATTCAAATGGGAAAACATTTATGCAATCAGTTATCTATGACTGGAAACCAAAGTTTTGTGAAAAATGTCAAACCATTGGGCATGATTGCAAGCAGGAACGAGGTAGGCAGATTCAAATGAATACCAAGAATGAACAAAGAATACCAAAAAAAGTAGTGCAACATTGGGTTACAAAGGAGAAAGGGAAGATGAAAGAAGTTGGACAAGAAATTGCCCCAGAGAAAGGAATGATGCAACAATAG